A genomic region of Raphanus sativus cultivar WK10039 chromosome 6, ASM80110v3, whole genome shotgun sequence contains the following coding sequences:
- the LOC108810102 gene encoding auxin-responsive protein SAUR72: MKYLIRRLSRVADSAHYNLLRSDSQRPSRRPESFLRSSMARRSKKQTSCVPQGHVPVYVGDEMERFVVSAELLNHPVFIGLLNRSAQEYGYEQKGVLQIPCHVLVFERVMESLRLGLTVPSDLRDLIGDETVF, translated from the coding sequence ATGAAGTATCTGATCCGCCGTCTCTCCCGCGTCGCCGACTCCGCTCACTACAACCTCCTCCGGTCAGATTCCCAGCGACCAAGCCGCCGTCCCGAGTCTTTCCTCCGGTCTTCGATGGCTCGCCGCTCAAAGAAGCAAACGTCTTGCGTTCCGCAAGGACACGTTCCTGTCTACGTGGGAGACGAGATGGAGAGGTTCGTCGTGAGCGCGGAGCTACTTAACCACCCGGTTTTCATCGGTTTGTTAAACCGGTCTGCTCAGGAGTATGGTTACGAGCAAAAAGGAGTTCTGCAGATCCCTTGCCACGTTCTTGTCTTCGAGCGCGTCATGGAGTCTCTCCGTCTTGGATTAACCGTGCCGAGTGACCTTCGAGATCTAATCGGTGACGAGACGGTTTTTTAG
- the LOC108835199 gene encoding uncharacterized protein LOC108835199: MALDQSTNPPIMESKTRHHHPLHQIADTPTHKLLLKQWLKEEELILSRVSHKESQIDSVRREITQLYIFFFLFHSISLLLLFHAASSSSSPSLSACKRSWIPSLCSLVSSLGIVWAVRYKSEVESHAEKLLEREREDAKLLRKCVEELKKKGVEFDLLKEVDALRRAKSLRVESKLAAAVRKWSARDFVTLFFFSVSSLVLAMIRLILCD, from the coding sequence ATGGCCTTAGATCAAAGCACGAATCCACCGATCATGGAGTCAAAGACGAGACACCACCACCCTCTCCACCAGATCGCAGACACGCCAACGCACAAGCTACTCCTTAAACAGTGGCTGAAAGAAGAAGAGCTCATCCTCAGCCGTGTCTCCCACAAAGAATCTCAGATCGATTCCGTTCGACGAGAGATCACTCAGCtctacatcttcttcttcctcttccactccatttctctcctcctcctcttccacgccgcttcctcctcttcttctccatcattATCAGCCTGTAAGAGATCATGGATCCCTTCTCTCTGCTCCCTCGTGTCTTCCCTCGGGATCGTCTGGGCCGTGAGGTACAAGTCTGAAGTCGAGTCGCATGCCGAGAAGTTGttggagagggagagagaagaCGCGAAGCTGTTGCGGAAGTGCGTTGAGGAGTTGAAGAAGAAAGGGGTTGAGTTTGATTTGCTTAAGGAAGTGGACGCTCTTCGTAGGGCGAAGAGCTTGAGGGTTGAGTCGAAGTTGGCGGCTGCTGTGAGGAAATGGTCTGCGAGGGATTTCGTgacgctcttcttcttctctgtttcgaGTTTGGTTCTTGCGATGATTAGGCTCATCCTCTGCGATTAG
- the LOC130494487 gene encoding phosphoglycerate kinase 1, chloroplastic-like, with the protein MASVAASPAFSLLKSTTGGASSSSAATRARASLSPIPSKSISTRPPLGFSAVLDSRFAVHVASKVHSFRGKGTRGVVSMAKKSVGDLSSADLKGKKVFVRADLNVPLDDSQTITDDTRIRAAIPTIKYLIDNGAKVILSTHLGRPKGVTPKFSLAPLVPRLSELLGIEVKKADDCIGPEVESLVASLPDGGVLLLENVRFYKEEEKNDPEFAKKLASLADLYVNDAFGTAHRAHASTEGVTKFLKPSVAGFLLQKELDYLVGAVSSPKRPFAAIVGGSKVSSKIGVIESLLEKCDILLLGGGMIFTFYKAQGLSVGSSLVEEDKLELATSLLAKAKAKGVSLLLPTDVVVADKFAPDANSKVVSASGIEDGWMGLDIGPDSIKTFNEALDTTQTVIWNGPMGVFEMEKFAAGTEAIANKLAELSEKGVTTIIGGGDSVAAVEKVGVAGVMSHISTGGGASLELLEGKVLPGVIALDEAIAVTV; encoded by the exons ATGGCATCCGTCGCCGCAAGTCCAGCTTTCTCACTCCTCAAGTCAACCACCGGAGGAGCCTCTTCTTCCTCCGCCGCAACTCGCGCGCGCGCCTCCCTTTCCCCCATCCCCTCCAAATCCATCTCCACCCGTCCTCCTCTCGGCTTCTCCGCCGTCCTCGACTCACGTTTCGCCGTCCATGTCGCCTCGAAGGTTCACTCTTTCCGCGGGAAAGGGACCAGAGGAGTTGTCTCCATGGCGAAGAAGAGCGTCGGTGATCTCTCCTCTGCTGATCTGAAAGGGAAGAAGGTTTTCGTGAGAGCTGATCTCAATGTACCTCTCGATGACAGTCAGACGATCACTGACGATACTAGGATCCGTGCCGCTATTCCGACGATCAAGTACTTGATCGACAATGGTGCCAAAGTCATCCTCTCCACTCATCTG GGAAGGCCAAAGGGAGTCACACCGAAGTTCAGTTTGGCTCCTCTTGTCCCTAGGCTATCTGAGCTTCTTGGTATTGAG GTCAAGAAAGCTGACGACTGTATCGGTCCTGAGGTTGAGAGCCTTGTGGCTTCTCTACCCGATGGTGGAGTATTGCTTCTTGAGAACGTCAGGTTCtacaaggaagaagagaagaacgaTCCAGAGTTCGCTAAGAAGCTTGCTTCACTAGCTGACCTCTACGTCAATGATGCTTTTGGAACTGCTCACAGAGCTCATGCTTCAACTGAGGGAGTCACCAAGTTCTTGAAGCCTTCTGTTGCTGGTTTCCTTCTCCAAAAG GAGCTTGATTACCTTGTGGGGGCTGTTTCAAGCCCAAAGAGACCATTTGCAGCTATCGTTGGTGGTTCCAAGGTCTCCTCCAAGATTGGAGTGATTGAATCGCTTCTTGAGAAGTGTGATATCCTTCTTCTTGGTGGTGGAATGATCTTTACGTTCTACAAGGCGCAGGGTCTCTCTGTTGGCTCGTCTCTAGTTGAAGAAGACAAGCTTGAGTTGGCTACATCACTCCTTGCCAAAGCTAAGGCCAAAGGTGTCTCTCTTTTGTTGCCAACTGATGTTGTGGTTGCTGACAAGTTCGCTCCTGATGCCAACAGTAAG GTTGTGTCTGCATCAGGCATTGAGGATGGATGGATGGGGTTGGACATTGGTCCAGACTCGATTAAAACATTCAACGAAGCTTTGGACACAACACAGACAGTCATTTGGAATGGACCTATGGGAGTTTTCGAGATGGAGAAGTTTGCTGCTGGAACTGag gccATTGCGAATAAACTAGCAGAGCTAAGTGAGAAAGGAGTGACGACTATAATAGGAGGAGGAGACTCAGTGGCTGCAGTGGAGAAAGTGGGAGTTGCGGGAGTCATGAGTCATATCTCAACTGGTGGTGGAGCTAGCTTGGAGCTCTTGGAAGGTAAAGTACTTCCCGGTGTGATCGCTCTCGATGAAGCAATCGCAGTCACCGTTTAG
- the LOC130496995 gene encoding myb family transcription factor PHL12-like, whose amino-acid sequence MMQSRDERRSESPSGLVLTTDPKPRLRWTAELHERFVDAVTHLGGPDKATPKTIMRVMGVKGLTLYHLKSHLQKFRLGKQPHKDHSQGHSINIRDTNRVSMLDLQRNVVFTTPHVIGHNMNEMQTEVQRRIEEEVEVERQVNQRIEAQGKYMESMLVKACETQEASLTKDYSTLFFAPNTICNNTSPLTIQWFEDQFPSSSSMDSAMHLPDINSNFSLQDSRSSITKNHTVCLG is encoded by the exons ATGATGCAATCAAGGGATGAGAGGAGATCTGAGTCCCCATCAGGTTTAGTCCTCACCACCGATCCTAAGCCTCGCCTTCGCTGGACCGCTGAGCTTCATGAACGCTTCGTTGACGCCGTTACTCACCTTGGAGGCCCTGACA AGGCTACGCCGAAGACGATAATGAGAGTGATGGGCGTGAAAGGTCTTACACTTTACCATCTCAAGAGCCATCTCCAG AAGTTCAGACTTGGAAAGCAACCTCACAAGGACCATAGTCAGGGTCACTCCATAAATATTAGGGATACTAATAGAG TTTCCATGTTGGATCTTCAGAGGAATGTTGTCTTCACTACTCCACACGTCATTGGTCACAATATGAACGA GATGCAAACTGAAGTGCAAAGAAGAATAGAGGAAGAGGTAGAGGTAGAAAGACAGGTGAATCAAAGGATAGAAGCACAAGGGAAATACATGGAGAGCATGCTAGTGAAAGCATGTGAAACACAAGAAGCAAGCCTTACCAAAGACTACTCTACTCTCTTTTTCGCCCCAAACACTATTTGCAACAACACATCACCCCTCACAATCCAATGGTTCGAGGATCagtttccttcttcttcctctatgGACTCTGCAATGCATCTCCCTGACATCAATTCCAACTTCTCCCTCCAAGATTCTCGGAGTTCCATCACCAAGAACCATACGGTTTGCCTCGGTTAA